The Campylobacter sp. CN_NE2 genome contains a region encoding:
- a CDS encoding glycosyltransferase produces the protein MTFSVLMSVYIKEKAEFLDRALKSIYDEQEIKPSQIVLVEDGELTDELYEMIEIWKNKLGEILEVVKLEKNMGLGDALKIGLEKCKFEMVARMDSDDVAMPNRFKKQLEAFENNPNLDICGSTIGEFENDENKIYSFRKLPQNHDDIIKFAKTRSPLNHPSVMFKKRGVLKAGSYQKALMTEDYFLWVRMLLGGAKFYNIPEMLVKMRAGKSQLSRRGGLKYAISEFKVQREFYKLGFLNFYEFARNASVKFIVRLLPKAILSKIYSLLRSKN, from the coding sequence ATGACCTTTTCTGTCCTGATGTCCGTTTATATCAAAGAAAAAGCTGAATTTTTAGATCGTGCTCTAAAAAGCATTTATGATGAGCAAGAAATTAAGCCTAGCCAGATAGTTTTAGTCGAAGATGGTGAGCTTACAGATGAGCTTTACGAGATGATTGAAATTTGGAAAAACAAGCTTGGTGAAATTTTAGAAGTTGTGAAACTTGAAAAAAATATGGGACTTGGTGATGCTCTAAAAATCGGACTTGAAAAGTGTAAATTTGAAATGGTAGCTAGAATGGATAGCGATGATGTTGCTATGCCAAATCGATTTAAAAAACAGCTTGAAGCTTTCGAAAATAATCCAAATTTGGATATTTGCGGCTCAACCATAGGCGAATTTGAAAATGATGAAAATAAAATTTATAGTTTTAGAAAACTTCCACAAAATCACGACGACATCATCAAATTTGCCAAAACCAGAAGCCCGTTAAATCACCCAAGCGTAATGTTTAAAAAAAGGGGCGTTTTAAAAGCTGGAAGTTACCAAAAAGCATTGATGACAGAAGATTATTTTTTATGGGTTAGAATGCTTTTGGGTGGAGCGAAATTTTACAATATCCCTGAAATGTTAGTAAAAATGCGAGCAGGCAAATCACAACTAAGCCGTCGTGGTGGCCTAAAATACGCTATTAGCGAATTCAAAGTTCAAAGAGAATTCTACAAGCTTGGGTTTTTAAATTTTTATGAATTTGCACGAAA